In the Wyeomyia smithii strain HCP4-BCI-WySm-NY-G18 chromosome 2, ASM2978416v1, whole genome shotgun sequence genome, one interval contains:
- the LOC129725335 gene encoding uncharacterized protein LOC129725335, whose translation MNSNIEDYLLAFSEGCYELIALTETWLDDRTQSSHLFGSEYEGFRCDRGPINSPKRTGGGVLIAVHRRLKANVIHENSWNILEQVWVSVQLSGRKLFICAVYFPPDRTRDKQLIDLHIQSLLTIVSRAKPCDEIIVIGDFNLPSLFWRPFRDGFLYPDPNQSTLHVCALDLLDGYSAAGLQQINCNANENGRCLDLCFVSINDTAPLLTLAPDPLVKNVAHHPTLVLSLDDRFKIKYREPPTRLNFNFRRADFDGLLNALLTVDWIGNLNPTDIDSAVNDFSSVLNGLIDAFVPKTRNRSHKYCPWQSAELRRLKTLKKSALRRFSATGALFLRDRYRQLNYEYKRLRRRCYSNYRRHIEGKLRADPKKFWNFVNEQRKESGLPSTMELVGEKASNVAAICRMFAVKFSSVFSNETPTDGEISDAANNVPFPGHSMASINIDDNAILAAARKLKHTYSPGPDGIPATLLEKFIAGLLTPLTHLFRLSLATGRFPTTWKQAFLFPVHKKGDRSKIDNYRGISALCAISKLFELVVLQPIFSHCQSTISDDQHGFLPKRSCATNLLCLTNYAFDSFVHRHQTDVIYTDLSAAFDKVNHQITVAKLDRYGFSGNLLGWLESYLLGRTLRVKIGDEISEPFVATSGIAQGSHLGPLVFLLYFNDVHHLLKCPRLAFADDLKLFNEIKNVEDATYLQQQLNIFARWCKLNCMVLNPTKCSIITFTRKHRPLHFDYKLDGSSIQRVDHVKDLGVFLDTKLTFKQHISFIVAKAARQLGLICRMTRDFRNIQCITTLYCSLVRSSLEFCSTVWIPHYNNAIHRIESIQRRFVRYALRMLPWRQPMRNTRYEDRCQLLQLDTLQLRRETARAMVVSDVLTSRIDCPTILRLINLNAPSRTLRRSYALQLPFRRTNYSANSAIIGIQRAFNRVSSAFDFHLSHQVLRTKFISLFRNVLYINNH comes from the coding sequence ATGAATTCCAACATCGAGGACTATCTACTAGCATTTTCAGAGGGCTGCTACGAGCTGATTGCCCTCACGGAAACTTGGCTGGATGATCGCACCCAATCATCGCATTTATTCGGCTCGGAGTATGAAGGCTTCCGCTGCGACCGTGGCCCCATTAACAGCCCAAAAAGGACCGGCGGAGGTGTGCTTATTGCTGTTCATCGTCGCTTAAAAGCTAACGTGATCCATGAGAACTCGTGGAATATTCTTGAGCAGGTATGGGTGTCCGTCCAACTATCTGGTCGGAAATTATTCATTTGTGCCGTTTATTTTCCGCCGGATCGAACACGCGACAAGCAATTGATCGATTTGCATATCCAGTCGTTGTTAACGATAGTCTCCAGAGCCAAACCGTGCGACGAAATAATTGTTATCGGGGACTTTAATTTACCTAGTCTGTTTTGGCGCCCCTTTCGGGACGGATTTCTTTATCCCGACCCGAATCAGTCAACATTGCATGTCTGCGCTCTGGATCTTTTGGATGGCTATAGCGCCGCGGGACTGCAGCAAATCAACTGTAATGCAAACGAGAATGGGCGTTGTCTAGATCTTTGCTTCGTCAGCATTAATGATACGGCACCGCTGCTAACTCTCGCACCTGATCCTCTCGTAAAAAACGTTGCTCACCACCCGACACTTGTTTTGTCGCTTGACGATCGATTTAAAATCAAGTATCGGGAGCCTCCTACTcggttaaattttaattttcggcGTGCCGACTTCGACGGTTTGTTGAACGCGCTGCTAACAGTTGATTGGATTGGCAATCTAAATCCAACGGATATCGATTCGGCTGTTAACGATTTTTCTTCCGTTTTAAACGGCCTAATAGATGCGTTTGTGCCAAAAACACGAAACCGATCGCATAAATATTGTCCCTGGCAATCAGCGGAATTGCGTCGCTTAAaaacgttgaaaaaatccgcgttaaggAGGTTCTCAGCGACTGGCGCTCTATTTCTTCGCGATCGTTACCGACAGCTGAACTACGAGTACAAAAGACTTCGTCGACGGTGCTACTCGAACTACAGACGTCATATAGAAGGCAAACTGAGAGCAGATCCGAAGAAATTCTGGAACTTTGTCAACGAACAACGAAAGGAGTCAGGCTTACCATCAACGATGGAATTGGTTGGTGAGAAAGCAAGTAATGTTGCCGCTATTTGCCGAATGTTCGCTGTTAAATTTTCAAGCGTATTCAGCAACGAAACACCAACAGATGGTGAAATTTCTGATGCTGCTAATAACGTCCCTTTCCCTGGGCACTCCATGGCTTCGATCAACATCGACGATAATGCAATTCTTGCCGCTGCTAGAAAATTGAAACACACGTACTCTCCGGGCccggatggaatcccagctacaCTGCTAGAAAAATTCATTGCTGGATTGCTCACACCGCTTACCCACTTATTTCGTTTGTCGCTCGCTACTGGTAGATTTCCTACAACCTGGAAACAGGCCTTCCTATTTCCGGTCCATAAAAAAGGCGATCGCTCGAAGATAGATAACTATCGAGGCATCTCTGCTTTGTGTGCAATTTCGAAGCTATTTGAGCTAGTCGTCCTTCAACCAATTTTCTCACATTGTCAAAGCACTATTTCGGACGATCAACACGGATTCCTTCCCAAGCGCTCCTGTGCTACAAACCTGCTTTGCTTGACTAACTACGCGTTCGACAGCTTTGTTCACCGACATCAAACCGACGTTATCTACACGGACCTCTCGGCTGCCTTCGACAAAGTAAACCATCAAATCACCGTCGCCAAACTTGATCGATACGGGTTCAGCGGCAACTTGCTTGGCTGGTTAGAATCCTATTTGCTGGGACGAACTCTCAGAGTGAAAATCGGCGACGAAATTTCCGAACCATTTGTCGCTACTTCCGGAATTGCCCAAGGTAGTCATCTTGGCCCATTGGTGTTCCTGTTGTATTTTAATGATGTACATCACTTGTTAAAATGTCCTCGTCTTGCGTTCGCTGACGATTTGAAGCTGTTCAACGAAATCAAAAACGTGGAAGACGCTACTTATCTCCAACAACAACTCAACATATTTGCACGTTGGTGCAAGTTAAACTGCATGGTACTCAACCCTACAAaatgctcaataataacgtttACTAGAAAACACCGTCCGCTACACTTCGACTACAAGTTAGATGGGTCTTCAATACAGCGAGTCGATCACGTCAAGGATCTTGGAGTCTTCCTCGATACCAAACTGACATTTAAGCAACATATATCGTTTATTGTTGCTAAAGCCGCTAGACAACTGGGACTGATTTGCCGCATGACGCGGGATTTCAGAAACATACAATGTATAACAACACTCTATTGCTCGCTTGTTCGGTCCTCATTGGAGTTCTGCTCTACTGTCTGGATTCCTCACTACAATAATGCAATCCACCGCATTGAAAGCATCCAGCGCCGTTTCGTACGCTATGCTCTCAGAATGCTTCCCTGGCGGCAACCCATGCGTAACACCCGATACGAGGATCGCTGCCAGCTTCTCCAGCTCGATACTCTTCAGCTTCGCCGAGAAACAGCTCGCGCCATGGTAGTTTCAGATGTTTTGACTTCACGGATTGACTGCCCGACCATTCTTCGCCTGATCAACCTAAACGCGCCATCCAGAACCCTGCGGAGGTCTTATGCGCTGCAACTGCCTTTTCGTCGTACCAACTACAGCGCAAACAGTGCCATCATTGGTATTCAACGAGCCTTCAACCGGGTGTCATCTGCTTTCGACTTTCACTTATCGCATCAAGTTCTACGTACAAAATTTATATCTCTGTTTCGTAATGTTTTATATATTAATAACCATTAG